A window of Nicotiana sylvestris chromosome 8, ASM39365v2, whole genome shotgun sequence genomic DNA:
CCACATGGATAGTCTTCCTCTCCAAGTGTAAACTTTTATCTCTATGTTGCCTTTCAGTTCCTTGTGTTGGATGAAGCAGATAGAGTTCTAGACGTAGGATTTGAAGAGGAATTAAGGGTAATATTTCAGTGCTTGCCAAAGAATCGACAAACTCTTCTATTCTCTGCAACGATGACTAGCAATCTACAGACACTACTTGAGCTTTCTGCAAACAAGGCGTATTTCTATGAGGCATATGAGGGATTCAAGACGGTAGAGTCGCTTAAGCAGCAGTACATTTTTATTCCCAAGAATGTGAAGGATGTCTATCTGCAATACATTTTATCCAAACTTGAAGATTTGGGTGTTCGCTCTGCAATCATTTTTGTTTCCACCTGCAGGTACAATTCTTTCTGAAGCCCCATAGACTCATTTTACTAATTAAATTTCTCTTCCATATTCATACAATAGACTGAAGCTATGTTAGATATAGTATGTTTTCTATAAAGAAGTGTTAGTTCTATCTCAGGAGATCTTTTCTTGAGGTTTATTCAACTTTAAGATGGCTGCACATGCAAAACGACAAGAAATCAAAGTTTAACTGTCTGGATTAGaagatgtgtgtgtgtgtgtgtgtgtgtgtatgtatatatatatatatatatatatatatgttttttagTGGCCTGCTATACAGTTTTTTTATAAATGAAAATTCAAGTAATCCTTTCATTAATAGCAGCCCGATCATTGTGAGGAGTATGTAAAAAGGGCGTGATTCAACTACTCTCATCTACCAAGACCAACTATTGCACCAAAATATATagatgaaacaaaaaaaaatcttttcatACTTCTAGCATCTATCTCATTAATCTGGAAGATTCTCTTATTTCCTTTATTCCAGTAAGTGGAAGTATGTGCACCACTAAGGCATGTAAACTTGTCTTGAACGAATATCATAATGTCTGGAGGTTACAGTATCCAATGGTGCTTACCTTatcaataaaaaaagaaaaaagagcacCCCTTGATGATTTTCCGGACATTTACAGTTATGTTATACTATTTTGACTAGGAGCTGTCAGCTTTTGGGTTTATTGTTGGAAGAACTCGAAATGGATGCTGCGGCATTGCATTCATACAAGTCCCAGTCACTGAGGCTTTCTGCACTTCATAAATTCAAATCTGGGCAGGTCCCAATATTGGTTGCTACTGATGTTGCCAGTCGCGGTTTAGACATTCCGACAGTTGATCTGGTGATAAATTATGACATCCCAAGGTTTGAGTTTAATTGGATATTTCCATTACAAGTTAATCAAAAAGAGTTTGATGTGTTAAATGTAGCGATTGTTTGCTGCAGGTATCCACAGGATTATGTTCATCGTGTTGGACGTACAGCAAGAGCTGGACGAGGTGGACTTGCTGTCAGCTTTATCACTCAGGTGAGAACTCGACAGAATTCTTTTCTGCCTCTTGGGTTTTTCAGATCCGAGTAGTATGGCCGGAAATATCTGCCGTACCAGGAATGATAGTTCGTAGTAATGCCAGTCCCGGAATGGTCCATTTCAAAAGAAATGCCAGTCACAGAACGTTCAGAACACAGCAATAAATTAAACTAGCAATAAGTGGGTATCTGTATTTTTATGGAACAACTGAAAGAAATGAAATCATAATTGGTAACTTTTGCCTGTTTGACTGTGCTTTGGTGGCGGAGTTACTTGATAGCTGTATTGATGGAAGCTGCAGGTACCCTGGTGTATTCACCATCTAAAGCCAATTCCAGTCGTGTATTATCATCTTTATGTTTTCAAAGCTGTTAACTGAGCTAGCCATGAGCGTCTTCCAGATGATTGAATGTTTCCTTTTTCCATTTACGTTGACATAGCATGTCATCAATTTGTCTCAGCTCTTTGGGTGCATTGGGTTTCTTCCCAGTTTGTGAGGACTGCTTATGTGAAGCCGATACAAATTTCCTTAACCCTTCAGTTTCTTGTTTGAGAGAATGAATCACTGCTCTTGATCCATATAGTTGAATTAGCACCATCTAAAGCCAATGCCAGCACTTTATTCTCTTCTTCACGTTTTTGAAGTTGTTGCCTTACTTGCCATGAGCCTCCTCCAGTTGACTAAGCTTTTCCTCCATTTTAGTTGATCCGCGAGCTTCCTGCTTTCCTCTTCCATCTCCAGTAGCATGCATCATTGTTTCTCAACTCTTTGCATGCTTTGGCTCTCTTTCAGCTTCTGAGGATGTTTTCTTCTGTGAAGTCAATGAAAACTCCCTTAGGCCCTCAATTTCTTGCTTAAGAGAACAAATCTGTTGCTCATGATCGATGTTGGTTGCATTAGCACCATCTAAAGTCAATGCCAACCGCCTATTCTCCGCTTCACATTTTCAAACATCTCACATAGTCATCTCAAAGCTTATGATCTGTAGAGCCTCGATGCTTCACAGCGGTCTGCTTTTCCTTTAGCTTTGGCTCAATTGCTCCGTAGGATTATTTTGTGACAACAAGCTCATCTTCTTTCCCAGTCAATTCATGAGTGAGCTTCTCTACCATTCAAATTTGTTTCCTGATTTTTGGTTAGTAGCTCATTGTGGATCATGTAGTTTCTCCTTTCAATCGCAAGTTTGCCCTCATCTTAGTGCATCATGGACTGTGCCAATTTCCTCACTCCACAATTGGATCTACTAGAAACACCTGACACTGAGATTTTGGGTCATAGTCCATCCAATAAGGGAGAAGAAGAGAAGCGGGGTTAAGTTGGAAATGAAGAAATTGAATTGACCAACCTTCAGTCAGAAGGCTTTGTTACTAATAGTGTGATTTAGTTCTAGTGCTGCTTCTCTCTGACTGAAGTCGTTCGCTCTTCCTTTGATTTTCTCAAGCTTACTTACCCATATCATGGAAAAGGGGTATGTCAATGGCGATGTGTGCTGCGTTTTTTGAATGTTTTCTTTGTCCTGGAACTAATCAGGAGCTTTTTGGACTTTCAGCCTGATAAtttttttctttagctttgctTAGTTTTATGATTGTTTGTTGCAGAATGACGTGGATCTCATTCATGAAATAGAAGCCGTGCTCGGGAAGCAATTGGAGAAATTTGAATGTAAAGAGAATGAAGTGCTTGCTGATATCACAAAGGTAAGACACCCTTCCCCCCTCTTTTTTCTCTTCCCGAAATGTCTGGTCAGTTTAAATGAGTTTATATGAGGAAAGGATATGTCATCATTTGCCAGTATTCATGTTTCTGAATACCTGTGTTGAGCAACTTTATGCAATGAGTAACCCACAGGCCTAAAGGGTGCGTTTGATATGGCGTAAAACAATTTTTATACCCACTTTATGCAAAAAAAATTATACCTCGATGCAATGTGCACATGCTTGAATAGTGAAGTTTGGTATGGCagaaaatattttcagaaaattaGTTATCTTCTGATATTTGGTTATCAGAAttaggggtggcaaaatggttcaaaaaaaaagttaaccacccatattatccactaaaaaatgggttggataatgaattttttaaaaacggatcaaatatggataagactcatattatccatttagaaaatggataaccaatgggtaatcaatggataaccaatgtgtttaacttttacatttgtaaagcctcaaattgggggttactcaagttagggagactaagagttcttccaaaagtgattatatgcaagaagtcatggataatatggttacccatattatcttAACCtgtttttatccgtattaaatatgggtcgggtcggataatttatccgttttgaCCCGAACCATATCTGACCtgacccgcccgtttgccactcctaaTCAGAATAGACTTTTTTTCTAGGGAAAATATATTTTCCACCAAAAGAGGGAAACTGACTTCCCTCACTTTAGGTGGAAGTCATTGTCCTTCGCAACAATCGCAACACTTAGTTTCAAAAACTTTACATTATTGTCAATTTTCAATACTCAAAAACTTTACCAAAACAATATCCGGTTTGCTAATGTTGTTGTCAATctttaataaatatttttaagaaaatattttctaatcTCCTACCAAATATTGGAAAACATCTttctggaaaatattagtaaGAACTTACGTCACTTTCTGTCGTACCAAATACATCCGAAGTTTATAGTACTAGTTTTATATTCCACTTTGATGTCCCTCCTTAAAGCAGAGTGGTGGTTGAAATTCTTTTAGCTTCACATGAATTTTTTCCTCTTTTGAAGGTTTACAAGGCTAGGCGTGTCGCATCAATGAAGATGATGGATGATGGCTTTGAGGAGAAAGCAGAAAGTCGTAAAGCTCAGAAAGTGAAAATGCAAAACGAGAGAAAGGGAAGGAATAAAAAGCAGAAAAGAGAAAGAGTAGCAAAAGACGTATAAGATTGAAGATCTTATGTATTTACGAATAGCAGACGTATCTGTGGGAGCTGCATTTTGCACAAGCGGCGACAGAGGAACATGTTGTGTTAGTTATCAGATGTGGAGTTTTTGAGTTATTTCTCCACTCATCAGCCAAAAAAGGAGAATTTCTACATTCTTCTTTAAGTCTTGCCCTGTCACACTTGAGAGATCAAGAGGCTCCTTAATATCCAACTTATCGTTATTGCTCAATTGGTCATTCTTGACAGCAATGGAAAGGAACAACATCGAAATGAGGTCTGCAACCTTTCTTTTGGCAATGAATCAGCTTGACCGCTTGGACTGAGTTTCtgtatgtaatttgttttgaaatattgTTTACATACACTTAGTGAAATTTTGGGGCGAGACAGCATTGGATGAGTCGGCTTGTAACTATGTGTCTCCATCCCTGGAATGTTCATAGTTGTATTTCTGAATATTAATTATTTAAATCTCATGAAGTTTGAAAATTTTAGAGAAAATATGATGAATTGGAGATGAGAACTGGAGGTGGATTACATGCTCTTAAACAAGTAATGGAGATGAAATTGAGGTGTAAGCTGAGTTTTGACAGCTCAAGAACTACTAACCATAGGCCAGGGGATGGACTGAATATTAACATTTCTGTGATAGTTTGTAAATAGTAGGATGGCGACGACCTAGTGGAATCCCTACCTCCAGGGAGGGTAGTATATACTTAGACCTTACCTCCTACTCCGGAGGAGTAGAGAGTTCCGGAGTAGAGAGATTATTTCTGATACCCTCAGCTCACGACGATGGTAGTTTGTAAATAGTAGAAAATAGGAATTTAGTGGGGGCAAAAATAACTTTTAGCTCGCGGCCAAAATTATTTACATTAGGTAGCCGTAAgattatataaaatttgtatattttttttgtatataacacATAGAAACgtctatatatacaaaaaaaagatATCCTTACAATGTTATTTTTTGAGGATCCTttatacaacaataacaacccaataAAATTTCATAAGTGAGATCTGAGAAAGTTACAATGCACGTAGACTTTATCCCAACTCCAAAGGGGATATGGAGGATGTTTCCGAGAGACCCTCAATTCAAAAAGACGAAAATAGACTATAGAACTTGTGACAATTAAAAAGATCAGAAATAATATAAGCATAGTAGGATACAAATGTGAAGATTCTTTATGCTATTATATTATTGATgattttttaaactttttgaaTTAAACTTTACGTACTTAATTAATCTTATGAAGGTTGCTTGGAGTTGCCGCTATGACCCTTTCGGCTGTCTCATAGTCATATAGAACAGACCGTCATCCCCTCTCTCTTTCCTTACTAAATTGGGCACCAGTGTTTTTATTGTCTTCCTAAATGTTGTGCTTATTTTGTTattgaatttttattaaattcaaTTACTTTGCAAGATTTTATATCCtgaaaaaataacaataacaaagtCAAAAAGGCAAAAGTGCTGGTCATGAAAAGAAAGTGGGCCCCAGCTGTCACCTCAGAAAACTGAGACGTGTTTTTTGTGTTATAGAAAACGACAGTAATGAGATACGTGGCCCGGCCCGGCCCAaacactttttttttaattattttttttcgaaaattttcattttttcgaAAGCAGGGCcatgaatttttttaattttcacttcagaatttttgaatttttcgaaAATCTTAAAAACTCCAGAAAActgttttccaaaattttcacttcaagtcacgcacaaaaattcaaaaaaggccAAAATTATATTAATGTCCAAACacaattttaattttcaaatatcattttcagttaatttttttaatactttttttccaaaattttacaattcttatgtccaaatacCAACATaatctttcaaaaagaaaaaggggtaAACATCAGAAATAGCCATATTTATAACTGATAATtgaaaatagccacagttttaaaagtaaccaaaatttagtcacttttcatgtaaagataaaatcttAATAAACACTCttaaaaattcgaaaatatttcagcataatatattggacaCGTGACAAGATAGCAAATTCAACTGTTAAGCATTTAAATTGCCTTCAAGGGAAAGCTATCGGATGCCCTTACGATGAAAGTTTGAACGCCAATTCAAGCATTATGTTGCTAGTAAGAGAATGAAATCTACGAAAGAAGCTACAattgtaatattttttttatcaatcttgaaataatttatttttctaatagctttaaaatatgtaatttagAGTTTAATTTTTGTACGTATAGTTATGgatttattaataatatattagCTTTCTTTAACATTGAACAAGTGAAACATGCATATTTTTTGAGATATTAAATTTGGATTTTTTTAATCTTTTATACGTAACACTAAAAAAGGGAAACAAGACTAATTTTTGgataatttttatttataatagTCAAAATATATTTAAACGTTAAATATTATTATAGGTGTATAATATccattcactataaaagctaaaaaatatcAGAACAAATGATGCTagtatagagaggtttgactctATGTTGTATTTTTATTACATGTTGGAGTTCCATCCTAGAAGTTTATATATATGAGCTTCATAATCCCCCATATTATGTTGAAACTATCTGTATGCTAGAGTTCgaacataatatgctgaaagtttaTACGCATGTACTCCATAAtttattatgttggaactttccgtATTCAGCAAAACAGtaattatttttcaatgactttacaaatATTTTTCGATTACTACTCAAAAAATGGCTACCCGTACTGTGAcaagaaaaagggaagaaattcaaaaatagtcagatttataagtgatcattcaaaaatagccacaatatCAAAAGTCATCAAATTTtagtcactttttatgtaaagataaatctagacaaaaacactgttcaaaatacGGAAAATACTCCGGCATAATATAC
This region includes:
- the LOC104217737 gene encoding DEAD-box ATP-dependent RNA helicase 36; translation: MEYEEQVLVDQNFPLFSRKTKPTTKNPVLASAAVTAAAENPKQQLLKETNSNPTPNHITFSDLGLAEWAVQTCKELGMKKPTPVQHHCIPRILSGQDVLGLAQTGSGKTAAFALPILHRLAEDPYGVSCLVITPTRELAFQLAEQFRALGSCLNLRCAVVVGGMDMITQTKTLMQRPHVVIATPGRIKVLIEQNPDIPPVFSRTKFLVLDEADRVLDVGFEEELRVIFQCLPKNRQTLLFSATMTSNLQTLLELSANKAYFYEAYEGFKTVESLKQQYIFIPKNVKDVYLQYILSKLEDLGVRSAIIFVSTCRSCQLLGLLLEELEMDAAALHSYKSQSLRLSALHKFKSGQVPILVATDVASRGLDIPTVDLVINYDIPRYPQDYVHRVGRTARAGRGGLAVSFITQNDVDLIHEIEAVLGKQLEKFECKENEVLADITKVYKARRVASMKMMDDGFEEKAESRKAQKVKMQNERKGRNKKQKRERVAKDV